A stretch of the Oxyura jamaicensis isolate SHBP4307 breed ruddy duck chromosome 4, BPBGC_Ojam_1.0, whole genome shotgun sequence genome encodes the following:
- the ATP1B4 gene encoding protein ATP1B4 isoform X2 encodes MELKAASPGGKRPENKDEEKVQDPDTGEAETKAEMGNKTWADLAGEMKTFLWNPEERTCLGRTAKSWGLILLFYFVFYTCLAGMFAFCMYVMLLTLSPYTPTYRDRVSPPGVMIRPYLNGFTIAFNVSKRSTWQPYVDSMHHFLAAYDDKVQEEKNIECISGRYFIQGGNESEEKKACQFKRSLLQNCSGIEDQTFGYSRGQPCILLKMNRIIGYRPGAGVPVSVDCKVQKGNESDLRSVDFYPGNGTFDLMYYPYYGKITHVNYTSPLVAMHFTDVKRNSLVLIQCSLHGKGIINDINSDRFLGRIIFTLSIGK; translated from the exons ATGGAGCTGAAGGCTGCCTCCCCGGGAGGCAAAAGGCCG GAAAATAAGGACGAAGAGAAAGTGCAGGATCCTGACACAGGGGAAGCAGAGACCAAGGCAGAGATGGGGAACAAAACTTGGGCAGACCTGGCTGGGGAGATGAAGACCTTCCTGTGGAACCCAGAGGAGAGAACCTGCCTGGGGAGAACAGCCAAGAGCTGGG gcCTGATCTTACTGTTTTACTTCGTTTTTTACACATGCCTGGCGGGGATGTTCGCCTTCTGCATGTACGTGATGCTGCTCACCCTGAGCCCCTACACACCCACCTACCGGGACCGCGTGTCTCCGCCAG GAGTGATGATCAGGCCGTACCTGAATGGATTCACCATCGCCTTCAATGTCTCCAAGCGCAGCACGTGGCAGCCATACGTGGACAGCATGCACCACTTCCTAGCAG CTTATGATGACAAGGTTCAAGAGGAGAAGAACATTGAGTGCATCTCAGGGCGGTACTTCATCCAAGGGGGCAATGAGAGCGAAGAGAAGAAGGCCTGCCAGTTCAAGCGCTCGCTGCTGCAGAACTGCTCGGGAATCGAGGATCAAACATTTGGCTACTCCAGAGGCCAGCCATGCATCCTGCTGAAGATGAACCGG atcaTAGGCTACCGCCCTGGCGCTGGGGTCCCTGTGAGTGTGGACTGCAAAGTGCAG AAAGGCAATGAGAGTGACCTGAGGTCAGTGGACTTCTACCCTGGGAACGGCACATTTGACCTCATGTATTATCCCTACTATGGCAAGATCACACAT GTCAACTACACGTCCCCACTGGTGGCCATGCACTTTACAGACGTGAAGAGGAATTCTTTGGTCCTCATTCAATGCAGCCTGCACGGGAAAGGGATCATCAATGACATTAACAGTGACCGCTTCCTGGGCCGGATCATCTTCACGCTCAGCATTGGAAAGTAG
- the ATP1B4 gene encoding protein ATP1B4 isoform X1, which translates to MLKFVCVSEPEMELKAASPGGKRPENKDEEKVQDPDTGEAETKAEMGNKTWADLAGEMKTFLWNPEERTCLGRTAKSWGLILLFYFVFYTCLAGMFAFCMYVMLLTLSPYTPTYRDRVSPPGVMIRPYLNGFTIAFNVSKRSTWQPYVDSMHHFLAAYDDKVQEEKNIECISGRYFIQGGNESEEKKACQFKRSLLQNCSGIEDQTFGYSRGQPCILLKMNRIIGYRPGAGVPVSVDCKVQKGNESDLRSVDFYPGNGTFDLMYYPYYGKITHVNYTSPLVAMHFTDVKRNSLVLIQCSLHGKGIINDINSDRFLGRIIFTLSIGK; encoded by the exons ATGCTCAAGTTTGTCTGTGTTTCAGAGCCAGAGATGGAGCTGAAGGCTGCCTCCCCGGGAGGCAAAAGGCCG GAAAATAAGGACGAAGAGAAAGTGCAGGATCCTGACACAGGGGAAGCAGAGACCAAGGCAGAGATGGGGAACAAAACTTGGGCAGACCTGGCTGGGGAGATGAAGACCTTCCTGTGGAACCCAGAGGAGAGAACCTGCCTGGGGAGAACAGCCAAGAGCTGGG gcCTGATCTTACTGTTTTACTTCGTTTTTTACACATGCCTGGCGGGGATGTTCGCCTTCTGCATGTACGTGATGCTGCTCACCCTGAGCCCCTACACACCCACCTACCGGGACCGCGTGTCTCCGCCAG GAGTGATGATCAGGCCGTACCTGAATGGATTCACCATCGCCTTCAATGTCTCCAAGCGCAGCACGTGGCAGCCATACGTGGACAGCATGCACCACTTCCTAGCAG CTTATGATGACAAGGTTCAAGAGGAGAAGAACATTGAGTGCATCTCAGGGCGGTACTTCATCCAAGGGGGCAATGAGAGCGAAGAGAAGAAGGCCTGCCAGTTCAAGCGCTCGCTGCTGCAGAACTGCTCGGGAATCGAGGATCAAACATTTGGCTACTCCAGAGGCCAGCCATGCATCCTGCTGAAGATGAACCGG atcaTAGGCTACCGCCCTGGCGCTGGGGTCCCTGTGAGTGTGGACTGCAAAGTGCAG AAAGGCAATGAGAGTGACCTGAGGTCAGTGGACTTCTACCCTGGGAACGGCACATTTGACCTCATGTATTATCCCTACTATGGCAAGATCACACAT GTCAACTACACGTCCCCACTGGTGGCCATGCACTTTACAGACGTGAAGAGGAATTCTTTGGTCCTCATTCAATGCAGCCTGCACGGGAAAGGGATCATCAATGACATTAACAGTGACCGCTTCCTGGGCCGGATCATCTTCACGCTCAGCATTGGAAAGTAG
- the TMEM255A gene encoding transmembrane protein 255A isoform X1 — MRQALTQQRPGGIALPDSVGSFNRRKRNSLYVTVTLLIVSVLILTVGLAATTRTQNVTVGGYYPGVILGFGSFLGIIGSNLIENKRQMLVASIVFISFGVIAAFCCAIVDGVFAARHIDLRPLYAGRCQYYSKSTTPPEAVCHPQRRAPCTPKIKTNTCFCCDLYNCGNRVEISGGYYEYIDVSSCQDIIHLYHLLWSATILNIVGLFLGIITAAILGGFKDMTPSLPTLNCTVENAHPTVSYYSRPQVTSYNTYYHSTPHLPPYSAYDFQHSSVFPASTPSGLSDDPQSVSPSPSYMWSSNAPPRYSPPYFPPFEKPPPYTP, encoded by the exons ATGCGGCAGGCCCTGACTCAGCAGCGGCCGGGCGGCATCGCCCTGCCCGACTCCGTGG GGTCGttcaatagaagaaaaagaaattccctCTACGTAACTGTGACTCTCCTCATTGTGTCAGTATTAATTCTAACGGTGGGCCTAGCTGCTACAACAAGAACCCAAAATGTGACTGTTGGAGGTTATTACCCAGGGGTTATT CTTGGTTTTGGGTCGTTTCTTGGAATAATTGGATCAAActtgatagaaaataaaaggcaaatg ctgGTTGCATCGATCGTCTTCATCAGCTTTGGCGTCATTGCTGCGTTCTGCTGTGCCATAGTAGATGGTGTCTTTGCTGCTAGACACATA GACCTGCGGCCACTGTATGCGGGACGATGCCAGTACTACTCCAAGAGCACCACGCCACCAGAG GCAGTCTGTCATCCACAACGCCGTGCACCCTGCACACcgaaaataaaaaccaacaccTGCTTCTGTTGTGACCTGTACAACTGTGGGAA CAGAGTAGAGATTTCTGGAGGCTACTATGAATACATTGATGTCAGCAGCTGCCAGGACATCATCCACCTTTACCACTTGCTTTGGTCGGCAACAATTTTGAACATAGTGGGGCTATTCCTAGGGATCATTACAGCAGCAATACTTGGAGGCTTTAAAGACATG ACTCCTTCCCTCCCTACGCTGAACTGCACAGTTGAAAATGCACATCCTACGGTGTCCTATTACTCGAGGCCACAGGTGACATCTTACAACACCTACTACCACAGCACTCCTCACCTGCCTCCCTACTCCGCGTATGACTTTCAG CATTCCAGCGTGTTTCCAGCCTCTACTCCTTCTGGCCTTTCTGATGACCCCCAGTCAGTGTCACCTTCTCCCAGCTATATGTGGTCTTCCAATGCACCTCCTCGTTACTCCCCACCATATTTTCCACCTTTTGAAAAGCCACCACCTTATACACCATAA
- the TMEM255A gene encoding transmembrane protein 255A isoform X2: protein MRQALTQQRPGGIALPDSVGSFNRRKRNSLYVTVTLLIVSVLILTVGLAATTRTQNVTVGGYYPGVILGFGSFLGIIGSNLIENKRQMLVASIVFISFGVIAAFCCAIVDGVFAARHIDLRPLYAGRCQYYSKSTTPPEAVCHPQRRAPCTPKIKTNTCFCCDLYNCGKVEISGGYYEYIDVSSCQDIIHLYHLLWSATILNIVGLFLGIITAAILGGFKDMTPSLPTLNCTVENAHPTVSYYSRPQVTSYNTYYHSTPHLPPYSAYDFQHSSVFPASTPSGLSDDPQSVSPSPSYMWSSNAPPRYSPPYFPPFEKPPPYTP, encoded by the exons ATGCGGCAGGCCCTGACTCAGCAGCGGCCGGGCGGCATCGCCCTGCCCGACTCCGTGG GGTCGttcaatagaagaaaaagaaattccctCTACGTAACTGTGACTCTCCTCATTGTGTCAGTATTAATTCTAACGGTGGGCCTAGCTGCTACAACAAGAACCCAAAATGTGACTGTTGGAGGTTATTACCCAGGGGTTATT CTTGGTTTTGGGTCGTTTCTTGGAATAATTGGATCAAActtgatagaaaataaaaggcaaatg ctgGTTGCATCGATCGTCTTCATCAGCTTTGGCGTCATTGCTGCGTTCTGCTGTGCCATAGTAGATGGTGTCTTTGCTGCTAGACACATA GACCTGCGGCCACTGTATGCGGGACGATGCCAGTACTACTCCAAGAGCACCACGCCACCAGAG GCAGTCTGTCATCCACAACGCCGTGCACCCTGCACACcgaaaataaaaaccaacaccTGCTTCTGTTGTGACCTGTACAACTGTGGGAA AGTAGAGATTTCTGGAGGCTACTATGAATACATTGATGTCAGCAGCTGCCAGGACATCATCCACCTTTACCACTTGCTTTGGTCGGCAACAATTTTGAACATAGTGGGGCTATTCCTAGGGATCATTACAGCAGCAATACTTGGAGGCTTTAAAGACATG ACTCCTTCCCTCCCTACGCTGAACTGCACAGTTGAAAATGCACATCCTACGGTGTCCTATTACTCGAGGCCACAGGTGACATCTTACAACACCTACTACCACAGCACTCCTCACCTGCCTCCCTACTCCGCGTATGACTTTCAG CATTCCAGCGTGTTTCCAGCCTCTACTCCTTCTGGCCTTTCTGATGACCCCCAGTCAGTGTCACCTTCTCCCAGCTATATGTGGTCTTCCAATGCACCTCCTCGTTACTCCCCACCATATTTTCCACCTTTTGAAAAGCCACCACCTTATACACCATAA
- the TMEM255A gene encoding transmembrane protein 255A isoform X5 encodes MRQALTQQRPGGIALPDSVGSFNRRKRNSLYVTVTLLIVSVLILTVGLAATTRTQNVTVGGYYPGVILGFGSFLGIIGSNLIENKRQMDLRPLYAGRCQYYSKSTTPPEAVCHPQRRAPCTPKIKTNTCFCCDLYNCGNRVEISGGYYEYIDVSSCQDIIHLYHLLWSATILNIVGLFLGIITAAILGGFKDMTPSLPTLNCTVENAHPTVSYYSRPQVTSYNTYYHSTPHLPPYSAYDFQHSSVFPASTPSGLSDDPQSVSPSPSYMWSSNAPPRYSPPYFPPFEKPPPYTP; translated from the exons ATGCGGCAGGCCCTGACTCAGCAGCGGCCGGGCGGCATCGCCCTGCCCGACTCCGTGG GGTCGttcaatagaagaaaaagaaattccctCTACGTAACTGTGACTCTCCTCATTGTGTCAGTATTAATTCTAACGGTGGGCCTAGCTGCTACAACAAGAACCCAAAATGTGACTGTTGGAGGTTATTACCCAGGGGTTATT CTTGGTTTTGGGTCGTTTCTTGGAATAATTGGATCAAActtgatagaaaataaaaggcaaatg GACCTGCGGCCACTGTATGCGGGACGATGCCAGTACTACTCCAAGAGCACCACGCCACCAGAG GCAGTCTGTCATCCACAACGCCGTGCACCCTGCACACcgaaaataaaaaccaacaccTGCTTCTGTTGTGACCTGTACAACTGTGGGAA CAGAGTAGAGATTTCTGGAGGCTACTATGAATACATTGATGTCAGCAGCTGCCAGGACATCATCCACCTTTACCACTTGCTTTGGTCGGCAACAATTTTGAACATAGTGGGGCTATTCCTAGGGATCATTACAGCAGCAATACTTGGAGGCTTTAAAGACATG ACTCCTTCCCTCCCTACGCTGAACTGCACAGTTGAAAATGCACATCCTACGGTGTCCTATTACTCGAGGCCACAGGTGACATCTTACAACACCTACTACCACAGCACTCCTCACCTGCCTCCCTACTCCGCGTATGACTTTCAG CATTCCAGCGTGTTTCCAGCCTCTACTCCTTCTGGCCTTTCTGATGACCCCCAGTCAGTGTCACCTTCTCCCAGCTATATGTGGTCTTCCAATGCACCTCCTCGTTACTCCCCACCATATTTTCCACCTTTTGAAAAGCCACCACCTTATACACCATAA
- the TMEM255A gene encoding transmembrane protein 255A isoform X6, whose protein sequence is MRQALTQQRPGGIALPDSVELNGSCLICSHCKIPLKMASLELGFGSFLGIIGSNLIENKRQMDLRPLYAGRCQYYSKSTTPPEAVCHPQRRAPCTPKIKTNTCFCCDLYNCGNRVEISGGYYEYIDVSSCQDIIHLYHLLWSATILNIVGLFLGIITAAILGGFKDMTPSLPTLNCTVENAHPTVSYYSRPQVTSYNTYYHSTPHLPPYSAYDFQHSSVFPASTPSGLSDDPQSVSPSPSYMWSSNAPPRYSPPYFPPFEKPPPYTP, encoded by the exons ATGCGGCAGGCCCTGACTCAGCAGCGGCCGGGCGGCATCGCCCTGCCCGACTCCGTGG AGTTAAACGGAAGCTGCCTCATATGCTCACACTGCAAGATACCTCTAAAAATGGCAAGTTTAGAG CTTGGTTTTGGGTCGTTTCTTGGAATAATTGGATCAAActtgatagaaaataaaaggcaaatg GACCTGCGGCCACTGTATGCGGGACGATGCCAGTACTACTCCAAGAGCACCACGCCACCAGAG GCAGTCTGTCATCCACAACGCCGTGCACCCTGCACACcgaaaataaaaaccaacaccTGCTTCTGTTGTGACCTGTACAACTGTGGGAA CAGAGTAGAGATTTCTGGAGGCTACTATGAATACATTGATGTCAGCAGCTGCCAGGACATCATCCACCTTTACCACTTGCTTTGGTCGGCAACAATTTTGAACATAGTGGGGCTATTCCTAGGGATCATTACAGCAGCAATACTTGGAGGCTTTAAAGACATG ACTCCTTCCCTCCCTACGCTGAACTGCACAGTTGAAAATGCACATCCTACGGTGTCCTATTACTCGAGGCCACAGGTGACATCTTACAACACCTACTACCACAGCACTCCTCACCTGCCTCCCTACTCCGCGTATGACTTTCAG CATTCCAGCGTGTTTCCAGCCTCTACTCCTTCTGGCCTTTCTGATGACCCCCAGTCAGTGTCACCTTCTCCCAGCTATATGTGGTCTTCCAATGCACCTCCTCGTTACTCCCCACCATATTTTCCACCTTTTGAAAAGCCACCACCTTATACACCATAA
- the TMEM255A gene encoding transmembrane protein 255A isoform X4 — protein MRQALTQQRPGGIALPDSVELNGSCLICSHCKIPLKMASLELGFGSFLGIIGSNLIENKRQMLVASIVFISFGVIAAFCCAIVDGVFAARHIDLRPLYAGRCQYYSKSTTPPEAVCHPQRRAPCTPKIKTNTCFCCDLYNCGNRVEISGGYYEYIDVSSCQDIIHLYHLLWSATILNIVGLFLGIITAAILGGFKDMTPSLPTLNCTVENAHPTVSYYSRPQVTSYNTYYHSTPHLPPYSAYDFQHSSVFPASTPSGLSDDPQSVSPSPSYMWSSNAPPRYSPPYFPPFEKPPPYTP, from the exons ATGCGGCAGGCCCTGACTCAGCAGCGGCCGGGCGGCATCGCCCTGCCCGACTCCGTGG AGTTAAACGGAAGCTGCCTCATATGCTCACACTGCAAGATACCTCTAAAAATGGCAAGTTTAGAG CTTGGTTTTGGGTCGTTTCTTGGAATAATTGGATCAAActtgatagaaaataaaaggcaaatg ctgGTTGCATCGATCGTCTTCATCAGCTTTGGCGTCATTGCTGCGTTCTGCTGTGCCATAGTAGATGGTGTCTTTGCTGCTAGACACATA GACCTGCGGCCACTGTATGCGGGACGATGCCAGTACTACTCCAAGAGCACCACGCCACCAGAG GCAGTCTGTCATCCACAACGCCGTGCACCCTGCACACcgaaaataaaaaccaacaccTGCTTCTGTTGTGACCTGTACAACTGTGGGAA CAGAGTAGAGATTTCTGGAGGCTACTATGAATACATTGATGTCAGCAGCTGCCAGGACATCATCCACCTTTACCACTTGCTTTGGTCGGCAACAATTTTGAACATAGTGGGGCTATTCCTAGGGATCATTACAGCAGCAATACTTGGAGGCTTTAAAGACATG ACTCCTTCCCTCCCTACGCTGAACTGCACAGTTGAAAATGCACATCCTACGGTGTCCTATTACTCGAGGCCACAGGTGACATCTTACAACACCTACTACCACAGCACTCCTCACCTGCCTCCCTACTCCGCGTATGACTTTCAG CATTCCAGCGTGTTTCCAGCCTCTACTCCTTCTGGCCTTTCTGATGACCCCCAGTCAGTGTCACCTTCTCCCAGCTATATGTGGTCTTCCAATGCACCTCCTCGTTACTCCCCACCATATTTTCCACCTTTTGAAAAGCCACCACCTTATACACCATAA
- the TMEM255A gene encoding transmembrane protein 255A isoform X3 — protein sequence MLTLQDTSKNGKFRGSFNRRKRNSLYVTVTLLIVSVLILTVGLAATTRTQNVTVGGYYPGVILGFGSFLGIIGSNLIENKRQMLVASIVFISFGVIAAFCCAIVDGVFAARHIDLRPLYAGRCQYYSKSTTPPEAVCHPQRRAPCTPKIKTNTCFCCDLYNCGNRVEISGGYYEYIDVSSCQDIIHLYHLLWSATILNIVGLFLGIITAAILGGFKDMTPSLPTLNCTVENAHPTVSYYSRPQVTSYNTYYHSTPHLPPYSAYDFQHSSVFPASTPSGLSDDPQSVSPSPSYMWSSNAPPRYSPPYFPPFEKPPPYTP from the exons ATGCTCACACTGCAAGATACCTCTAAAAATGGCAAGTTTAGAG GGTCGttcaatagaagaaaaagaaattccctCTACGTAACTGTGACTCTCCTCATTGTGTCAGTATTAATTCTAACGGTGGGCCTAGCTGCTACAACAAGAACCCAAAATGTGACTGTTGGAGGTTATTACCCAGGGGTTATT CTTGGTTTTGGGTCGTTTCTTGGAATAATTGGATCAAActtgatagaaaataaaaggcaaatg ctgGTTGCATCGATCGTCTTCATCAGCTTTGGCGTCATTGCTGCGTTCTGCTGTGCCATAGTAGATGGTGTCTTTGCTGCTAGACACATA GACCTGCGGCCACTGTATGCGGGACGATGCCAGTACTACTCCAAGAGCACCACGCCACCAGAG GCAGTCTGTCATCCACAACGCCGTGCACCCTGCACACcgaaaataaaaaccaacaccTGCTTCTGTTGTGACCTGTACAACTGTGGGAA CAGAGTAGAGATTTCTGGAGGCTACTATGAATACATTGATGTCAGCAGCTGCCAGGACATCATCCACCTTTACCACTTGCTTTGGTCGGCAACAATTTTGAACATAGTGGGGCTATTCCTAGGGATCATTACAGCAGCAATACTTGGAGGCTTTAAAGACATG ACTCCTTCCCTCCCTACGCTGAACTGCACAGTTGAAAATGCACATCCTACGGTGTCCTATTACTCGAGGCCACAGGTGACATCTTACAACACCTACTACCACAGCACTCCTCACCTGCCTCCCTACTCCGCGTATGACTTTCAG CATTCCAGCGTGTTTCCAGCCTCTACTCCTTCTGGCCTTTCTGATGACCCCCAGTCAGTGTCACCTTCTCCCAGCTATATGTGGTCTTCCAATGCACCTCCTCGTTACTCCCCACCATATTTTCCACCTTTTGAAAAGCCACCACCTTATACACCATAA